The following coding sequences lie in one Pseudorasbora parva isolate DD20220531a chromosome 18, ASM2467924v1, whole genome shotgun sequence genomic window:
- the arhgap32b gene encoding rho GTPase-activating protein 32 isoform X4: MLMAYLSRLSAIADNKINCGPALTWMEVDNKGNHLLVHEESSINVPAIAAAHVIKRYIAQAADELSFEVGDIVSVIDMPPKEDTSWWRGKHGFQVGFFPSECVELINDKVPQSVTNSVPKPASPCSGLRPASWSLFPPYLEMESIKQDSAWAPDPLNPYRLSSVSKKHGKLITFLRTFMKSRPTKQKLKQRGILRERVFGCDLGEHLLNSGHDVPQVLKSCTEFIEKHGVVDGMYRLSGIASNIQKLRHEFDSEQIPDLTKDVYIQDIHCVGSLCKLYFRELPNPLLTYQLYEKFSEAVSAATDEERLIKIHDVIQQLPPPHYRTLEFLMRHLSHLATFSYVTNMHTKNLAIVWAPNLLRSKQIESACFSGTAAFMEVRIQSVVVEFILNHVDVLFSSKLSSLIREGTGHNSLSRPKSLLVPSPSTKLLTLEEAQARTQAQINSPITADSKYIEVGEGPAALQGKFHTVIEFPTERKRQPIKSKKSPVGSWRSFFNLGKSSSMSKRKLHRNPSEPNELKAMALAGGRGDTSTLRSAKSEESLTSLHNVEGESKVYRPRRPRSSSDALSASFNGDLLDSRQHCNSYDNLGQGDSDGDDGPICVPALISPPRSADDVDLSPPDIGMASLDFDPMSFQCSLPLAETSILSLDADTSSLKRSLGSGSEPVSPVRAKVTSCSLSPDHSPADPQLKDRNKLPPASVSEKTPVESTKSSEKSAVVAPLSISESASSMIRKGPERTVLQPSSPPSPLDSPAKLSTRSRTTDLPLSEAIQQELLSKAATFESKESKDISSIECSQTTKVTCSQEQSGAVALDSPNGNVPVSSVSLIPPPPPPKNAARMLALALAESAQQASILSQRQSSEPPTPVSPLKPQELLETLDWPPPPSSLPSQPSLEEAAVEVSKIVPTSSSPSTPPEKLIRSVSLHSSTADSGKPSCISYDNPDVVLPETPSQNSMPTSQPSQVSQTHKSPERQQPAVGQTPVSTAKTTTTTTAPTISSKDAVIQQPSSEIHMTETVLPPKTTKAPDQLVAILQPQPQIQIQPNASFRSQLQVQPHSQSQAQPQFQPKSQPNARIAPTPAAPLDPVEKPWEAIKPVHPKGDSAPQHHTQGVTPPTPPVRSIESKLATAALCNTEAANPANFHTILETSMRSSVEETPPQSHQPHRRSSTHQSGYIYHSKGEADLLEPTAEAYYHQRVTSSGQATMGYHYRPESVPPHVSYVSKSEPQISYRGHGDGRYNTIGPRSYHQSIKSRGPPRGEYISPSSVHHSHGYSQVDGPTMYPTIRRVHSLHVAPTAIRSTPVTRTEVPPDDELFYYQRPVYHCKSHQPPSQADYHVTQLQPYFENGRVQYRYSPYSGSHVLDAPFYDVDHYGTIRLRHVHSFSGRDSAPLLRSGAKSGGYHYLSRHFIPLKEHSFVSRDMPPYGGSKGSIYFAWDPEEAERLRIHSIRRESRARQKVKGSVMSQYDNVGPYMPVDIDMLHLQSKSDPGKTVLMAAESKEARYNIVPGSQHAPRHLISDPDVLLYMETEKHCQGNGVGDKTTKQSSSRTYSSMHSHQSQLPTRSLQHFPEGSHLDPKFEPGEKQRTSKHWQERSESRSAQPRYERPDLDRHICRVKATSSASEDEQAAPVKPAPPPKPERSHSVRERQHYNQSSLPAHLPDTSDHSGSYSNQSQGQRQSSVTLQSHYDNLDDYHPGPQSQTSLANQGGSSSYHSPGFSTPHSNRAYSTALGQGAFIQAEALSMQRPEPEINAE, translated from the exons ATGCTGATGGCTTACCTCTCCCGTCTCTCAGCGATTGCTGATAACAAGATCAACTGTGGGCCAGCCCTCACATGGATGGAG GTTGATAACAAAGGGAACCACTTGCTGGTGCATGAGGAGTCATCCATAAATGTTCCAGCTATCGCAGCAGCCCACGTGATCAAGCGCTACATTGCCCAGGCCGCTGATGAACTGTCATTTGAG GTGGGCGATATTGTTTCCGTAATAGACATGCCACCCAAAGAGGACACCAGCTGGTGGAGAGGAAAACATGGTTTCCAG GTTGGCTTCTTTCCCAGTGAGTGTGTGGAGCTGATAAACGACAAGGTCCCGCAGTCTGTCACCAACTCAGTGCCAAAACCAG CGTCCCCCTGCTCTGGTCTGCGGCCGGCCTCCTGGAGTCTGTTCCCACCCT ATTTGGAGATGGAGAGTATAAAGCAGGACAGTGCATGGGCACCCGACCCGTTAAACCCCTACAGGCTCAGCTCAG TGTCCAAGAAGCACGGGAAACTGATCACTTTTCTTCGCACATTCATGAAGTCCAGGCCGACCAAGCAGAAGCTGAAGCAAAGAGGTATCCTCAGGGAGAGGGTGTTTGGCTGTGACCTAGGAGAGCATCTTCTCAACTCCGGCCATGATG TCCCCCAGGTACTCAAGAGCTGCACTGAGTTCATTGAGAAGCATGGAGTGGTTGATGGAATGTACCGTCTCTCTGGGATTGCCTCCAACATTCAGAAGCTGCG gcATGAATTTGATTCTGAACAGATCCCAGATCTGACAAAAGATGTTTACATTCAGGACATACACTGCGTGGGCTCCCTGTGCAAGCTTTACTTTCGAGAGCTTCCCAACCCACTTCTCACCTACCAGCTGTATGAGAAATTCTCA GAGGCTGTGTCAGCAGCCACTGATGAGGAAAGGCTGATCAAAATACATGATGTCATTCAGCAGCTGCCGCCTCCACATTATAG GACCCTTGAGTTTCTTATGAGGCATCTTTCCCACTTAGCAACCTTTAGCTATGTAACAAACATGCATACGAAGAATTTGGCCATTGTTTGGGCCCCAAACTTACTGAG GTCAAAGCAAATAGAATCTGCTTGCTTCAGTGGAACAGCAGCATTCATGGAGGTCCGAATTCAGTCGGTTGTGGTGGAGTTCATCCTCAACCATGTGGATGTTCTCTTCAGCTCCAAACTGAGCTCACTCATACGAGAGGGAACCG GACACAATTCTTTGTCTCGGCCTAAGTCTTTGCTGGTACCCTCTCCGTCCACAAAGCTGCTAACACTAGAAGAGGCACAGGCACGTACCCAGGCCCAGATCAATTCGCCCATCACTGCAGACAGCAAGTACATAGAGGTGGGAGAGGGTCCTGCAGCCTTGCAGGGAAAATTCCACACAGTCATTGAATTCCCAACTGAGAG GAAAAGGCAGCCCATAAAGTCTAAAAAGTCTCCAGTTGGCAGTTGGCGGTCTTTTTTCAACTTGGGCAAGTCGTCCTCTATGTCTAAACGCAAACTACACCGCAATCCCAGTGAACCAAATGAACTCAAGGCCATGGCATTGGCTG GAGGAAGAGGAGACACCAGTACTCTTCGGTCTGCCAAAAGTGAGGAATCGCTCACCTCTTTACATAATGTTGAAG GAGAGTCTAAGGTTTACAGGCCACGCAGACCTCGCTCCAGCAGTGATGCTCTCTCTGCTTCTTTCAACGGTGACCTGCTAGATAGCAGACAACACTGTAACTCATATGACAACCTGGGCCAAGGGGACAGTGATGGGGATGATGGTCCAATTTGTGTGCCTGCTCTCATCTCCCCACCCCGTTCCGCTGATGATGTGGACCTTAGCCCCCCTGACATTGGCATGGCTTCTTTAGACTTTGACCCCATGTCTTTTCAGTGTAGCCTTCCTCTGGCAGAGACTTCCATTTTGTCACTTGACGCAGATACAAGCAGTCTAAAGAGGAGTCTGGGCAGTGGCTCAGAGCCGGTCTCGCCAGTAAGAGCTAAAGTTACAAGCTGTTCTTTGTCTCCAGACCACAGTCCAGCCGATCCACAGTTAAAGGATAGAAATAAACTGCCCCCTGCATCTGTCTCTGAGAAAACGCCAGTAGAGTCCACTAAAAGCAGTGAGAAGTCAGCTGTTGTGGCTCCTCTAAGCATTTCTGAATCAGCTTCCTCCATGATAAGAAAAGGACCAGAAAGAACTGTGCTTCAGCCCTCTTCCCCTCCATCTCCTCTCGACTCTCCTGCAAAATTGAGCACTCGGTCAAGAACCACTGATCTTCCCCTGAGTGAAGCCATTCAACAAGAGCTTCTTTCTAAAGCTGCTACATTTGAGAGTAAAGAGAGTAAAGACATATCAAGCATTGAATGTTCACAGACAACAAAGGTCACCTGCTCTCAAGAGCAGTCAG GAGCCGTAGCTCTGGACTCACCAAACGGCAATGTCCCTGTCAGCTCTGTGTCCCtcatccctcccccacccccaccaAAGAACGCTGCCCGCATGCTTGCACTAGCTCTAGCTGAATCTGCCCAGCAGGCCTCCATTCTCTCCCAGAGGCAATCCTCTGAACCCCCTACGCCAGTGTCCCCTCTTAAGCCACAAGAGTTACTGGAGACCCTGGATTggcctcctcctccttcttctTTGCCATCACAGCCATCCCTGGAGGAAGCTGCAGTAGAAGTGTCAAAGATCGTTCCTACGTCTTCATCACCATCCACCCCACCTGAAAAACTAATTCGCTCAGTCAGTCTGCACAGTAGCACAGCTGATAGTGGAAAGCCATCCTGCATTTCCTACGACAACCCAGATGTCGTATTGCCAGAGACCCCAAGCCAGAATTCTATGCCTACTAGTCAACCTTCTCAAGTTTCCCAGACACATAAAAGCCCAGAGAGGCAGCAGCCTGCTGTGGGTCAGACACCTGTGAGCACAGCCAAAACCACTACCACAACCACTGCACCAACTATCAGCAGCAAGGATGCTGTCATTCAACAACCCAGCTCTGAG ATCCATATGACTGAAACGGTCCTGCCACCGAAAACAACAAAGGCGCCAGATCAACTAGTCGCAATTCTTCAGCCTCAGCCTCAAATACAGATTCAACCTAATGCCTCGTTTCGGTCTCAACTGCAAGTTCAGCCTCATTCTCAGTCACAAGCACAGCCTCAGTTTCAGCCCAAATCGCAGCCCAATGCTAGAATTGCGCCAACCCCGGCAGCACCTCTTGATCCTGTGGAAAAACCATGGGAAGCCATAAAGCCTGTCCATCCAAAGGGAGATAGTGCTCCTCAACACCACACTCAGGGTGTGACACCACCCACACCCCCTGTTCGCTCAATTGAAAGTAAACTAGCAACGGCGGCTCTCTGCAACACTGAGGCTGCAAACCCTGCCAACTTTCACACCATCTTAGAGACATCCATGAGGAGCTCAGTGGAGGAGACTCCTCCACAGTCTCATCAACCTCACCGCAGGTCTTCCACTCATCAATCAGGTTATATTTACCACTCAAAAGGGGAGGCAGACCTATTGGAGCCCACCGCAGAGGCATATTACCATCAGCGAGTAACCTCTTCTGGTCAGGCTACAATGGGGTACCATTACCGGCCAGAGAGTGTTCCACCTCATGTTTCTTACGTATCGAAATCGGAGCCACAGATATCTTATAGAGGCCACGGTGATGGCCGATACAATACTATTGGACCCAGGTCCTACCACCAGTCCATTAAATCTCGTGGCCCTCCGAGAGGTGAGTACATTTCTCCAAGTTCAGTGCACCACTCCCATGGCTACAGTCAGGTAGATGGACCTACCATGTACCCAACAATCCGTAGAGTCCACTCCCTACATGTAGCACCCACGGCTATCCGCTCAACGCCGGTCACAAGAACCGAGGTTCCACCAGATGATGAGTTATTTTACTACCAGCGCCCAGTCTACCACTGCAAGTCTCACCAACCACCCTCTCAAGCTGACTATCATGTCACACAACTGCAGCCTTACTTTGAGAATGGAAGAGTTCAGTACCGCTACAGCCCCTACTCTGGTTCTCATGTTCTGGATGCCCCTTTCTACGATGTGGACCATTACGGTACAATCCGATTACGACATGTCCATTCCTTCAGTGGTCGGGACAGTGCCCCTCTCCTTCGATCTGGAGCCAAATCTGGAGGCTACCACTACCTTTCACGGCATTTTATTCCTTTAAAGGAGCATAGCTTCGTAAGCAGGGACATGCCACCTTACGGTGGTTCAAAGGGAAGCATTTACTTTGCGTGGGATCCAGAGGAAGCAGAGAGGCTTCGCATACACTCTATCCGCAGGGAAAGCCGAGCGAGGCAAAAGGTGAAGGGTTCAGTTATGTCTCAGTATGACAATGTGGGACCCTACATGCCAGTGGATATAGACATGTTACACTTGCAAAGCAAATCAGATCCCGGCAAAACCGTATTGATGGCCGCTGAAAGCAAGGAGGCCCGATACAATATTGTTCCTGGATCTCAGCATGCTCCCAGGCACTTGATCTCTGATCCAGATGTCCTGTTGTATATGGAAACAGAGAAGCACTGCCAAGGAAATGGAGTGGGCGATAAAACAACCAAACAAAGCAGCTCCAGGACCTATTCGTCCATGCATTCACATCAATCGCAACTTCCAACACGAAGTCTGCAGCACTTTCCAGAGGGCAGCCATCTTGACCCAAAGTTTGAGCCAGGGGAAAAGCAACGGACCAGTAAACATTGGCAGGAACGCTCTGAAAGCAGGAGTGCCCAACCTCGTTACGAAAGGCCTGATTTGGATCGCCACATATGCAGGGTTAAAGCCACAAGTAGCGCCAGTGAAGATGAACAAGCAGCTCCTGTGAAGCCGGCTCCTCCACCCAAGCCTGAGAGATCCCATAGTGTTAGAGAGCGGCAGCATTACAACCAGTCCAGTCTTCCCGCACATTTACCGGACACTTCAGACCATAGTGGATCCTACTCCAATCAGTCACAGGGGCAAAGACAAAGCTCTGTTACTTTACAGTCACACTACGACAACCTGGATGACTACCATCCGGGACCTCAGTCCCAAACCTCACTGGCTAATCAGGGTGGTTCCAGCTCCTATCATAGCCCTGGTTTCTCAACTCCACACAGTAATCGTGCGTACTCCACAGCCTTAGGACAGGGCGCCTTCATACAAGCTGAGGCCCTTTCAATGCAGAGGCCAGAGCCAGAGATTAATGCTGAGTGA
- the arhgap32b gene encoding rho GTPase-activating protein 32 isoform X1, whose product MEAGSGAAAVVGSAALGLLGATGSHDICDRGLRPGRHPEEDDIVPELARSIHPRERPDWEETISAMARSAEIPELTSEPLMRSCSSTASMKVKNVKKLSFTKGHFPKLAECAHFHYENVDFGTIQLSLADEQTEVTRNGLESKEPVYLVHIYCQGRSWIVRRSYEDFRVLDKHLHLCIYDRRFSQLPELPRFDSLRERAEAVSQMLMAYLSRLSAIADNKINCGPALTWMEVDNKGNHLLVHEESSINVPAIAAAHVIKRYIAQAADELSFEVGDIVSVIDMPPKEDTSWWRGKHGFQVGFFPSECVELINDKVPQSVTNSVPKPASPCSGLRPASWSLFPPYLEMESIKQDSAWAPDPLNPYRLSSVSKKHGKLITFLRTFMKSRPTKQKLKQRGILRERVFGCDLGEHLLNSGHDVPQVLKSCTEFIEKHGVVDGMYRLSGIASNIQKLRHEFDSEQIPDLTKDVYIQDIHCVGSLCKLYFRELPNPLLTYQLYEKFSEAVSAATDEERLIKIHDVIQQLPPPHYRTLEFLMRHLSHLATFSYVTNMHTKNLAIVWAPNLLRSKQIESACFSGTAAFMEVRIQSVVVEFILNHVDVLFSSKLSSLIREGTGHNSLSRPKSLLVPSPSTKLLTLEEAQARTQAQINSPITADSKYIEVGEGPAALQGKFHTVIEFPTERKRQPIKSKKSPVGSWRSFFNLGKSSSMSKRKLHRNPSEPNELKAMALAGGRGDTSTLRSAKSEESLTSLHNVEGESKVYRPRRPRSSSDALSASFNGDLLDSRQHCNSYDNLGQGDSDGDDGPICVPALISPPRSADDVDLSPPDIGMASLDFDPMSFQCSLPLAETSILSLDADTSSLKRSLGSGSEPVSPVRAKVTSCSLSPDHSPADPQLKDRNKLPPASVSEKTPVESTKSSEKSAVVAPLSISESASSMIRKGPERTVLQPSSPPSPLDSPAKLSTRSRTTDLPLSEAIQQELLSKAATFESKESKDISSIECSQTTKVTCSQEQSGAVALDSPNGNVPVSSVSLIPPPPPPKNAARMLALALAESAQQASILSQRQSSEPPTPVSPLKPQELLETLDWPPPPSSLPSQPSLEEAAVEVSKIVPTSSSPSTPPEKLIRSVSLHSSTADSGKPSCISYDNPDVVLPETPSQNSMPTSQPSQVSQTHKSPERQQPAVGQTPVSTAKTTTTTTAPTISSKDAVIQQPSSEIHMTETVLPPKTTKAPDQLVAILQPQPQIQIQPNASFRSQLQVQPHSQSQAQPQFQPKSQPNARIAPTPAAPLDPVEKPWEAIKPVHPKGDSAPQHHTQGVTPPTPPVRSIESKLATAALCNTEAANPANFHTILETSMRSSVEETPPQSHQPHRRSSTHQSGYIYHSKGEADLLEPTAEAYYHQRVTSSGQATMGYHYRPESVPPHVSYVSKSEPQISYRGHGDGRYNTIGPRSYHQSIKSRGPPRGEYISPSSVHHSHGYSQVDGPTMYPTIRRVHSLHVAPTAIRSTPVTRTEVPPDDELFYYQRPVYHCKSHQPPSQADYHVTQLQPYFENGRVQYRYSPYSGSHVLDAPFYDVDHYGTIRLRHVHSFSGRDSAPLLRSGAKSGGYHYLSRHFIPLKEHSFVSRDMPPYGGSKGSIYFAWDPEEAERLRIHSIRRESRARQKVKGSVMSQYDNVGPYMPVDIDMLHLQSKSDPGKTVLMAAESKEARYNIVPGSQHAPRHLISDPDVLLYMETEKHCQGNGVGDKTTKQSSSRTYSSMHSHQSQLPTRSLQHFPEGSHLDPKFEPGEKQRTSKHWQERSESRSAQPRYERPDLDRHICRVKATSSASEDEQAAPVKPAPPPKPERSHSVRERQHYNQSSLPAHLPDTSDHSGSYSNQSQGQRQSSVTLQSHYDNLDDYHPGPQSQTSLANQGGSSSYHSPGFSTPHSNRAYSTALGQGAFIQAEALSMQRPEPEINAE is encoded by the exons TTAAGCCTTGCAGATGAACAGACTGAAGTGACACGGAATGGCCTGGAGTCAAAAGAGCCTGTGTATTTGGTTCACATCTACTGTCAG GGACGAAGCTGGATCGTGAGGCGGAGCTATGAAGATTTCCGAGTCCTGGATAAGCACCTTCATCTCTGCATCTATGACCGCCGCTTTTCCCAGCTCCCTGAGCTTCCCCGTTTTGACAGCCTAAGGGAGAGAGCAGAG GCAGTTTCCCAGATGCTGATGGCTTACCTCTCCCGTCTCTCAGCGATTGCTGATAACAAGATCAACTGTGGGCCAGCCCTCACATGGATGGAG GTTGATAACAAAGGGAACCACTTGCTGGTGCATGAGGAGTCATCCATAAATGTTCCAGCTATCGCAGCAGCCCACGTGATCAAGCGCTACATTGCCCAGGCCGCTGATGAACTGTCATTTGAG GTGGGCGATATTGTTTCCGTAATAGACATGCCACCCAAAGAGGACACCAGCTGGTGGAGAGGAAAACATGGTTTCCAG GTTGGCTTCTTTCCCAGTGAGTGTGTGGAGCTGATAAACGACAAGGTCCCGCAGTCTGTCACCAACTCAGTGCCAAAACCAG CGTCCCCCTGCTCTGGTCTGCGGCCGGCCTCCTGGAGTCTGTTCCCACCCT ATTTGGAGATGGAGAGTATAAAGCAGGACAGTGCATGGGCACCCGACCCGTTAAACCCCTACAGGCTCAGCTCAG TGTCCAAGAAGCACGGGAAACTGATCACTTTTCTTCGCACATTCATGAAGTCCAGGCCGACCAAGCAGAAGCTGAAGCAAAGAGGTATCCTCAGGGAGAGGGTGTTTGGCTGTGACCTAGGAGAGCATCTTCTCAACTCCGGCCATGATG TCCCCCAGGTACTCAAGAGCTGCACTGAGTTCATTGAGAAGCATGGAGTGGTTGATGGAATGTACCGTCTCTCTGGGATTGCCTCCAACATTCAGAAGCTGCG gcATGAATTTGATTCTGAACAGATCCCAGATCTGACAAAAGATGTTTACATTCAGGACATACACTGCGTGGGCTCCCTGTGCAAGCTTTACTTTCGAGAGCTTCCCAACCCACTTCTCACCTACCAGCTGTATGAGAAATTCTCA GAGGCTGTGTCAGCAGCCACTGATGAGGAAAGGCTGATCAAAATACATGATGTCATTCAGCAGCTGCCGCCTCCACATTATAG GACCCTTGAGTTTCTTATGAGGCATCTTTCCCACTTAGCAACCTTTAGCTATGTAACAAACATGCATACGAAGAATTTGGCCATTGTTTGGGCCCCAAACTTACTGAG GTCAAAGCAAATAGAATCTGCTTGCTTCAGTGGAACAGCAGCATTCATGGAGGTCCGAATTCAGTCGGTTGTGGTGGAGTTCATCCTCAACCATGTGGATGTTCTCTTCAGCTCCAAACTGAGCTCACTCATACGAGAGGGAACCG GACACAATTCTTTGTCTCGGCCTAAGTCTTTGCTGGTACCCTCTCCGTCCACAAAGCTGCTAACACTAGAAGAGGCACAGGCACGTACCCAGGCCCAGATCAATTCGCCCATCACTGCAGACAGCAAGTACATAGAGGTGGGAGAGGGTCCTGCAGCCTTGCAGGGAAAATTCCACACAGTCATTGAATTCCCAACTGAGAG GAAAAGGCAGCCCATAAAGTCTAAAAAGTCTCCAGTTGGCAGTTGGCGGTCTTTTTTCAACTTGGGCAAGTCGTCCTCTATGTCTAAACGCAAACTACACCGCAATCCCAGTGAACCAAATGAACTCAAGGCCATGGCATTGGCTG GAGGAAGAGGAGACACCAGTACTCTTCGGTCTGCCAAAAGTGAGGAATCGCTCACCTCTTTACATAATGTTGAAG GAGAGTCTAAGGTTTACAGGCCACGCAGACCTCGCTCCAGCAGTGATGCTCTCTCTGCTTCTTTCAACGGTGACCTGCTAGATAGCAGACAACACTGTAACTCATATGACAACCTGGGCCAAGGGGACAGTGATGGGGATGATGGTCCAATTTGTGTGCCTGCTCTCATCTCCCCACCCCGTTCCGCTGATGATGTGGACCTTAGCCCCCCTGACATTGGCATGGCTTCTTTAGACTTTGACCCCATGTCTTTTCAGTGTAGCCTTCCTCTGGCAGAGACTTCCATTTTGTCACTTGACGCAGATACAAGCAGTCTAAAGAGGAGTCTGGGCAGTGGCTCAGAGCCGGTCTCGCCAGTAAGAGCTAAAGTTACAAGCTGTTCTTTGTCTCCAGACCACAGTCCAGCCGATCCACAGTTAAAGGATAGAAATAAACTGCCCCCTGCATCTGTCTCTGAGAAAACGCCAGTAGAGTCCACTAAAAGCAGTGAGAAGTCAGCTGTTGTGGCTCCTCTAAGCATTTCTGAATCAGCTTCCTCCATGATAAGAAAAGGACCAGAAAGAACTGTGCTTCAGCCCTCTTCCCCTCCATCTCCTCTCGACTCTCCTGCAAAATTGAGCACTCGGTCAAGAACCACTGATCTTCCCCTGAGTGAAGCCATTCAACAAGAGCTTCTTTCTAAAGCTGCTACATTTGAGAGTAAAGAGAGTAAAGACATATCAAGCATTGAATGTTCACAGACAACAAAGGTCACCTGCTCTCAAGAGCAGTCAG GAGCCGTAGCTCTGGACTCACCAAACGGCAATGTCCCTGTCAGCTCTGTGTCCCtcatccctcccccacccccaccaAAGAACGCTGCCCGCATGCTTGCACTAGCTCTAGCTGAATCTGCCCAGCAGGCCTCCATTCTCTCCCAGAGGCAATCCTCTGAACCCCCTACGCCAGTGTCCCCTCTTAAGCCACAAGAGTTACTGGAGACCCTGGATTggcctcctcctccttcttctTTGCCATCACAGCCATCCCTGGAGGAAGCTGCAGTAGAAGTGTCAAAGATCGTTCCTACGTCTTCATCACCATCCACCCCACCTGAAAAACTAATTCGCTCAGTCAGTCTGCACAGTAGCACAGCTGATAGTGGAAAGCCATCCTGCATTTCCTACGACAACCCAGATGTCGTATTGCCAGAGACCCCAAGCCAGAATTCTATGCCTACTAGTCAACCTTCTCAAGTTTCCCAGACACATAAAAGCCCAGAGAGGCAGCAGCCTGCTGTGGGTCAGACACCTGTGAGCACAGCCAAAACCACTACCACAACCACTGCACCAACTATCAGCAGCAAGGATGCTGTCATTCAACAACCCAGCTCTGAG ATCCATATGACTGAAACGGTCCTGCCACCGAAAACAACAAAGGCGCCAGATCAACTAGTCGCAATTCTTCAGCCTCAGCCTCAAATACAGATTCAACCTAATGCCTCGTTTCGGTCTCAACTGCAAGTTCAGCCTCATTCTCAGTCACAAGCACAGCCTCAGTTTCAGCCCAAATCGCAGCCCAATGCTAGAATTGCGCCAACCCCGGCAGCACCTCTTGATCCTGTGGAAAAACCATGGGAAGCCATAAAGCCTGTCCATCCAAAGGGAGATAGTGCTCCTCAACACCACACTCAGGGTGTGACACCACCCACACCCCCTGTTCGCTCAATTGAAAGTAAACTAGCAACGGCGGCTCTCTGCAACACTGAGGCTGCAAACCCTGCCAACTTTCACACCATCTTAGAGACATCCATGAGGAGCTCAGTGGAGGAGACTCCTCCACAGTCTCATCAACCTCACCGCAGGTCTTCCACTCATCAATCAGGTTATATTTACCACTCAAAAGGGGAGGCAGACCTATTGGAGCCCACCGCAGAGGCATATTACCATCAGCGAGTAACCTCTTCTGGTCAGGCTACAATGGGGTACCATTACCGGCCAGAGAGTGTTCCACCTCATGTTTCTTACGTATCGAAATCGGAGCCACAGATATCTTATAGAGGCCACGGTGATGGCCGATACAATACTATTGGACCCAGGTCCTACCACCAGTCCATTAAATCTCGTGGCCCTCCGAGAGGTGAGTACATTTCTCCAAGTTCAGTGCACCACTCCCATGGCTACAGTCAGGTAGATGGACCTACCATGTACCCAACAATCCGTAGAGTCCACTCCCTACATGTAGCACCCACGGCTATCCGCTCAACGCCGGTCACAAGAACCGAGGTTCCACCAGATGATGAGTTATTTTACTACCAGCGCCCAGTCTACCACTGCAAGTCTCACCAACCACCCTCTCAAGCTGACTATCATGTCACACAACTGCAGCCTTACTTTGAGAATGGAAGAGTTCAGTACCGCTACAGCCCCTACTCTGGTTCTCATGTTCTGGATGCCCCTTTCTACGATGTGGACCATTACGGTACAATCCGATTACGACATGTCCATTCCTTCAGTGGTCGGGACAGTGCCCCTCTCCTTCGATCTGGAGCCAAATCTGGAGGCTACCACTACCTTTCACGGCATTTTATTCCTTTAAAGGAGCATAGCTTCGTAAGCAGGGACATGCCACCTTACGGTGGTTCAAAGGGAAGCATTTACTTTGCGTGGGATCCAGAGGAAGCAGAGAGGCTTCGCATACACTCTATCCGCAGGGAAAGCCGAGCGAGGCAAAAGGTGAAGGGTTCAGTTATGTCTCAGTATGACAATGTGGGACCCTACATGCCAGTGGATATAGACATGTTACACTTGCAAAGCAAATCAGATCCCGGCAAAACCGTATTGATGGCCGCTGAAAGCAAGGAGGCCCGATACAATATTGTTCCTGGATCTCAGCATGCTCCCAGGCACTTGATCTCTGATCCAGATGTCCTGTTGTATATGGAAACAGAGAAGCACTGCCAAGGAAATGGAGTGGGCGATAAAACAACCAAACAAAGCAGCTCCAGGACCTATTCGTCCATGCATTCACATCAATCGCAACTTCCAACACGAAGTCTGCAGCACTTTCCAGAGGGCAGCCATCTTGACCCAAAGTTTGAGCCAGGGGAAAAGCAACGGACCAGTAAACATTGGCAGGAACGCTCTGAAAGCAGGAGTGCCCAACCTCGTTACGAAAGGCCTGATTTGGATCGCCACATATGCAGGGTTAAAGCCACAAGTAGCGCCAGTGAAGATGAACAAGCAGCTCCTGTGAAGCCGGCTCCTCCACCCAAGCCTGAGAGATCCCATAGTGTTAGAGAGCGGCAGCATTACAACCAGTCCAGTCTTCCCGCACATTTACCGGACACTTCAGACCATAGTGGATCCTACTCCAATCAGTCACAGGGGCAAAGACAAAGCTCTGTTACTTTACAGTCACACTACGACAACCTGGATGACTACCATCCGGGACCTCAGTCCCAAACCTCACTGGCTAATCAGGGTGGTTCCAGCTCCTATCATAGCCCTGGTTTCTCAACTCCACACAGTAATCGTGCGTACTCCACAGCCTTAGGACAGGGCGCCTTCATACAAGCTGAGGCCCTTTCAATGCAGAGGCCAGAGCCAGAGATTAATGCTGAGTGA